The DNA region GAGGTTCTGCTTTGAAATAAAAGTAAAAAATGTTGTTCAAAAAAATCATCCTGATAAATTCTAAAGCAACCCGAGCGCAATTCCATTTTCATCATTATGAGTGCCGCCCGGCATGGGCAATTACCACCAAGATGCCGTAGCGCAGGCTTCCAGCCTGCATGCAGACAAGATGTCTGCGCTACATTTTCATTTTCATCACCAAAATGCCGTAGCGCAGGCTTTCAGCCGGCATGCAGACAAGATGTCTGCGCTACATTTTCATCGTGATGGGTGTGCAAACGTACATGACAAATTACTCTGGAAAAACTATCCCTGGCCTGCGGCAGGGCAGGCACGACCGCGAAGTTTTTTGTAGCGCAAGCTTCCAGCTTGCCTTCGTTTGCAGGTTGGAAGCCGGCGTTACGATATCGAAAGGCTAAAACGACACTTCCCGGCAGTTCCGGTAAAAGTAATTTTGGTCGACGCCGATAAATGAAAAGCGCCAACCTGCAAATATAACCAACTTTCTGCTCCGCGCGATACTTACCCAAAAGACAATTACGAAACGCCGCCAATCCCGTTTTATTATGAAGGCCTTTTCAACGCAATTTTTTCCTTTGTTTCTTTGTGCAGCAACGGCATTAACTGCGCAACAGAAATTTTCCCCGCCAGCTGGCGATAGCGGCGAATCGGCCCAGCTTGCCGGCAGATCGATTCGTTCCGGTAATGCGGTTGTCGTCGTGCAGGTCAACGACACCCTCGGCAGCTCGGGGCTGAACCCTTTTAAAGGTTTGTTCAACATTGGCACGGCGGATAATAAACCGCTGCTGGGGCTTTTTCCGCAGGAACAATATTTTTCCCATTTCAATGTTCGCATCGGCGGCGTGGTTTACAGCAACAATCCCAATCGCACCGGCGCACAGGCTTTGTTGTTGCGATCAAATCCGGCGCTCTTGCCGGATGGAACGATTACCTGCTCCTATCAAGCCGGCGGCGTCATCATAGAGCAGCAATTGACGCCGGAGCAATACTCGCCAACCACCGGCGCGATTCGCAACAAATATATCATCACCAACCAGGAGGCTTTGCCGCATCAGGTTGGCCTGCTATTGTTGTTGGACACCTTTGTGATCAAAACCGACGAAGCGCGGGTGGCGACACGATTCGATTACAGCCGCATCGAGCGGCAATATCGCGCGCCGCTCCAAATCATTCCGGATTACTTTCAAGCCTTTGAAAATGACAATCCTGTTTCGCCGGGCGTCGTGGCGCAGGGAACCCTGGCCGGCCGCGAGGCGGTTCGTCCCGATCTTGTTGTCATTGGCGATTGGTCGACGCTGAGCACCGCGCAATGGGATTACACCCTGCGGAATCCTTTTTATAATGACAGCGCCGTCCTGTTGCGTTGGAATGAAACACCCTTGCTTCCAAATGAAAGTCGTGTCATCACGACCTACTACGGCCTTGGCGATGTGACTATAAAGAGCGGCCCACTCGCTTTGAGCCTCACCGCGCCAAATCGCTTGGAGCCTTTTGCCAGCCAGCTTTCGCCCAATCCGTTTGAAATCAATTTGCTCGTCATCAATGCCGGCTCTGCCGCAGCGACTGGTGTGCAAGCGACGTTGAATCTGCCGCCAGGTTTGGCGTTGGCAAGCGGTGAATCCGCCACAAAACCGATTGCGCCGGCTGATTTGAGCGCTTCGCAAATCGGGACGGCTTCGTGGAAGGTTTTAGCGCAATGCCCGGCGGCAGAGGATTCACTCGATTTTCGCGTCGATGTCAAGTCGACAAATTCTCTCGCCAATTTTGTGCGCCGGAAAATTTTCATTCCCTCATGTGCGGCTTTTAAATTGGCCGTGTCGCCGCTCAGCCAAACGGTGCGAGTTGGGCAAACGGCTCGTTACACAATCAACATGCAGCCCAGCGGCGGCTTTGCGGGCAACATTCGCCTTTCGCTTTTGCCGGCGCCGCCGTCGGGAATAATGGCAACCTTTTCACTCTCGAGCATTGATGCGAATACCGCCTCGACTTTGACTTTGCAAACGGCTCCGACCTCGTCGCCGGGAAATTATAGCTTCGTCATCGTCGGTGAAGGCAATGGCCTTACCCGCAACGAAATCATTTCGCTCATGATACAGGCCGAGCCGCCGGTTGACAAATCACCGCCATTCACCACCAATCACAATCCGGCGCGCGACAGCCGCAATATCCCGCTTGATACCGATATCAAAGTCGAAGTGCGCGACGCCGATCCCGGTGTCGATTTGAGTTCCGTGGCGATGGCGGTGAATGGAATTATCGTCACCCCGCAGATCAGCGGCACACCGCAAGCTTACACCGTGCGCTATCAGCCGGCAACGCCGTTTCGAGATAATCAAACCGTGCGCGTAGTCATCAACGCGCGCGATCTTGCCACCCCACCAAACATCATGCAGGCGGACAGTTATATTTTTACCACCGTGCGTGATAGCCTGCCGCCGTTCACGCTCGATCATTTCCCGGCGCGCGGCGCGAGTCAAGTGCCGGTTGATACGAAAATCGAAGTTCGCGTGCGCGATTTGCTCGCTGGCGTGGATGGCAATTCCATTGTCATGCGTATCAATGGCAATGGCGTCAATCCAACGATCACCGGTGACAGCCGCGAGTATTTTCTCAGCTATCAACCGCCAACCAACTTTCGGCGCAGCGATACGGTTCGCGTTCAAATCGAGGCCGGCGATTTGGCCTCGACGACGAATCGCATGGCCGATCGTTACATGTTTTTCACGCAAACCGACATCAAGGATAACAGCCCGCCTGCTGTCGTCAATCATGTTCCCGCCCCGGCCGCGACCGGTGTGGCGCCTACGACAACGATCTCCTTTGAATTGCGCGACGATCTCAGCGGCGTCGACAGCGCCTCGATTGTGATGAAGGTGAATGGCGCAACGGTTCGCCCGATTTTACAGCGTCGCCCAAACGCTTACTTCGTGAGTTATAAACCGGCCGCGCCGTTTGCGTTAAACGACACTGTTCGCGTGAGCGTCGAGGCCCGCGACCGCGCCGCGCCGCCGAATGTCATGCCAATCGAGAATTTTTATTTCGTCACGCAGCGCGATGTGATCCCGCCTTTTGCAACGAATCATCGTCCGGCCAAGGGCGCGACGAATGTTCCGCTTGAAACTGATATTCGCGTGGAAGTGCGTGACGAGTTGGCGGGCGTCGATCGCGCTTCGCTCACGATGCAGATCAGCGGCCAAACCGTGCAGCCAACCATCACGCCGGTTTTGCAGGGCTTTGTGATGCAATACCAACCGGCGCAAAATTTCCGCTACAACTCGACCGTGCAGGTTGTCGTGCGCGGTCGTGATCTGGCGCGGCCGGCCAACGAGATGCCGCCGGACACGCTGCGCTTTGCCACGGTTCGCGATGTCGAACCGCCGTTTACCACCGATCACCAGCCGGCGAAAAGCGCCACGGATGCGCCGGCAAATACGAACATCGTGCTGCACGCGCGCGATCTCGCCGCCGGGGTTGATCTCGCTTCGATGCGCATGACCGTCAACGAAACGCCGGTTTCGCCAATGGTATCGGGAAATCCGCAAAACTATAAACTCGAATACGATCCGCCGCAAAATTTTTCAGCAGGCGATACGGTGCATGTGAGTTTTACGGCGCAAGATCTTTCCTTCCCCCCGAATGTGATGCCGCGTGAAAATTATTTTTTTGTCGTTCAAGAACAATTGCCCGATCTCGCGGCAACCAGCTTGCGTCCGGCCGGAACGCTTTTTGTCGGCTTGCAGGGCGAGGCGGTGGGAGAGGTGATGAATACCGGCAGCATCGAGGTGAATCGCGCCTTTAATGTTCTCTTTCGCGTCGATGGCGGAACGCAAAAAGACACGACGTTCAACAAATTGGCGGCGGGAGAACGCGCCACGCTGCGCCTGCCGCTGCGCTTTCAAACCACCGGTACGCATGAAGTCGAGTTGATCGTTGATGCCGGCGATAATATTCGCGAAGTCACCGAAGCCAACAACAGCCACAAGCTCGTCGTGCAAATTTCGCAAGCGCCGGCCATCGCCAGCCGTTTGATCGTGCGGCCGAATCCGTTTACCCCCAACAACGACGGCTTCAACGATCAGGTGGAATTTGACTACGCGGGCCTGGGCTTGCGCAATCCGTCTTTGCAAATTTTTGATGCCAACGGCATTGCGGTTTGGAGCAATAACAGCCCGGCGGCAGGACGTTTTCGCTGGAATGGCCGCGACGACCGCGGCCGCGAAGTGATTCCCGGCGTTTATCTTTATACCCTGCGTGATCAAGGGAATAATGTGGCAAGCGGTTATGTCGTGGTGGCGAAATGAGGCCAATCTCTGAATTTTGGTTGAATTTTTGCAGA from candidate division KSB1 bacterium includes:
- a CDS encoding gliding motility-associated C-terminal domain-containing protein — protein: MFLCAATALTAQQKFSPPAGDSGESAQLAGRSIRSGNAVVVVQVNDTLGSSGLNPFKGLFNIGTADNKPLLGLFPQEQYFSHFNVRIGGVVYSNNPNRTGAQALLLRSNPALLPDGTITCSYQAGGVIIEQQLTPEQYSPTTGAIRNKYIITNQEALPHQVGLLLLLDTFVIKTDEARVATRFDYSRIERQYRAPLQIIPDYFQAFENDNPVSPGVVAQGTLAGREAVRPDLVVIGDWSTLSTAQWDYTLRNPFYNDSAVLLRWNETPLLPNESRVITTYYGLGDVTIKSGPLALSLTAPNRLEPFASQLSPNPFEINLLVINAGSAAATGVQATLNLPPGLALASGESATKPIAPADLSASQIGTASWKVLAQCPAAEDSLDFRVDVKSTNSLANFVRRKIFIPSCAAFKLAVSPLSQTVRVGQTARYTINMQPSGGFAGNIRLSLLPAPPSGIMATFSLSSIDANTASTLTLQTAPTSSPGNYSFVIVGEGNGLTRNEIISLMIQAEPPVDKSPPFTTNHNPARDSRNIPLDTDIKVEVRDADPGVDLSSVAMAVNGIIVTPQISGTPQAYTVRYQPATPFRDNQTVRVVINARDLATPPNIMQADSYIFTTVRDSLPPFTLDHFPARGASQVPVDTKIEVRVRDLLAGVDGNSIVMRINGNGVNPTITGDSREYFLSYQPPTNFRRSDTVRVQIEAGDLASTTNRMADRYMFFTQTDIKDNSPPAVVNHVPAPAATGVAPTTTISFELRDDLSGVDSASIVMKVNGATVRPILQRRPNAYFVSYKPAAPFALNDTVRVSVEARDRAAPPNVMPIENFYFVTQRDVIPPFATNHRPAKGATNVPLETDIRVEVRDELAGVDRASLTMQISGQTVQPTITPVLQGFVMQYQPAQNFRYNSTVQVVVRGRDLARPANEMPPDTLRFATVRDVEPPFTTDHQPAKSATDAPANTNIVLHARDLAAGVDLASMRMTVNETPVSPMVSGNPQNYKLEYDPPQNFSAGDTVHVSFTAQDLSFPPNVMPRENYFFVVQEQLPDLAATSLRPAGTLFVGLQGEAVGEVMNTGSIEVNRAFNVLFRVDGGTQKDTTFNKLAAGERATLRLPLRFQTTGTHEVELIVDAGDNIREVTEANNSHKLVVQISQAPAIASRLIVRPNPFTPNNDGFNDQVEFDYAGLGLRNPSLQIFDANGIAVWSNNSPAAGRFRWNGRDDRGREVIPGVYLYTLRDQGNNVASGYVVVAK